From the genome of Bernardetia sp., one region includes:
- a CDS encoding SPOR domain-containing protein translates to MKKYTLFLLFSAFVFLAFTQIAYSQAIYNFPMLVQEQVEVKSHPLPSGFDEKGDTTLTVYSGMYGDFAVYFVNGPQYHHILNPNPTGLIINGKAYDFYCDSERGTKKNISNFLDIYEFEYLGRKYICFFSFREDCLHKGCLYRCYNLFDVTDRNNVTANSFASVYGETFTFGDYNSDGVMDFIRVASQLPPNIEEDKIPTEDKSLYGLVTVFSFDKDGKATDIKHDGNSYYLFIKGTDEEFSGFEVVQNDWFIPLKDQSGKIAPITPYFAPYVSFDPKEPFLYDAKGYRVAQNVWAIQVAEFDEIEGALDYCEYLKEGGLEEVFVYIDQYNRDLHFLVLAGNYMDKGKIQQLQTDLRQAGINGKVINMRTEF, encoded by the coding sequence ATGAAAAAATATACTCTATTCTTATTATTTTCTGCTTTTGTTTTTCTTGCTTTTACGCAAATAGCCTATTCACAAGCAATCTACAACTTTCCAATGCTTGTGCAAGAACAAGTAGAAGTAAAATCTCATCCTTTGCCTTCTGGTTTTGATGAAAAAGGAGATACTACTCTTACAGTTTATTCTGGAATGTATGGAGATTTTGCAGTTTATTTTGTCAATGGACCTCAATATCATCATATTCTGAATCCTAACCCAACAGGGCTTATTATCAATGGTAAAGCATATGATTTTTATTGTGATTCTGAAAGAGGAACAAAGAAAAATATTTCCAACTTTTTAGATATTTATGAATTTGAATATTTAGGTAGAAAATACATTTGCTTCTTTAGTTTTAGAGAAGACTGTCTCCATAAAGGCTGTCTCTATCGTTGTTATAACTTATTTGATGTAACAGATAGAAATAATGTAACAGCCAACTCATTTGCTAGTGTGTATGGCGAAACATTTACTTTTGGAGACTACAATAGCGATGGCGTAATGGATTTTATTCGTGTGGCATCACAGCTTCCTCCAAACATTGAAGAAGACAAAATCCCAACAGAAGATAAGTCGCTTTATGGTTTGGTAACTGTATTTTCATTTGATAAAGATGGCAAAGCAACAGATATTAAACACGATGGAAATAGCTACTATTTATTTATCAAAGGAACAGATGAAGAGTTTTCTGGCTTTGAAGTCGTTCAGAATGATTGGTTTATTCCTCTTAAAGACCAATCGGGTAAAATTGCTCCCATAACACCTTATTTTGCGCCTTATGTTTCCTTTGACCCTAAAGAACCTTTTCTCTATGATGCCAAAGGCTACCGAGTAGCACAAAATGTTTGGGCAATACAAGTTGCTGAGTTTGATGAGATTGAAGGTGCATTAGATTATTGTGAATATCTAAAAGAAGGAGGATTAGAAGAAGTTTTTGTATATATCGACCAATATAATAGAGATTTGCATTTTTTGGTATTGGCAGGTAATTATATGGATAAAGGAAAAATACAACAATTACAAACCGATTTAAGACAAGCTGGCATAAATGGTAAAGTAATAAACATGAGGACAGAATTTTGA